From the Finegoldia magna ATCC 29328 genome, the window GACTGAAAGGTTCGTGGAAAGGCGAGGTGATGAAACTCAAAAAGAGTGGAAAGCTGAGCTGAAAAAAATGCCCACGAGGCAAAGGTAAAGGTAATAATTTGCGGGAAGCAAATAATTATAAAAAAATATAAAGGAGTTATATTATGAAAAAAAGATTTTTATCACTAATCATAGCATTAGCGATGATGGTTGGTGTATTCACCCCATTGATAGCTAGTGCTGCTGATGAAACAACTAAAACTGTTACTCTTCACAAAATTTTGATGGACAAAACAACATTTGGAAAATTTACTGAAGGTACAACTGGTAAAGATGGAACGGAATATGATGGTAATAAAATTACTAATGTAAAAGATTTCTTTGCTGGTAAAGAGGCTAAAGAAGGTTCTGCTAAAGAAATTGCTGGAGTATTCTTTGCATGGCAAGTAAAAGGCAAGGAGTTTGTGTATAAAACTAATAGTGAAGGTATTCTCGTTGACAAAAATAACCAAGTTATAGAAGCTAATATCAAGGATTATGATAAACTTACTACTGATGAATTAAAGGCAAAAGCAGTTGTAGATCATGAACAATATATTAAAGGTAAATTAGTTGATGGTGTTATGACACCTGATTTAGATTCAAATGATGCAATTCAATTTACTAATGATTTAAAAGAAGCTTTTGGTGCAAAAACAGGCGATGAAGGTGTTAAATTTAATACAGATAAGTTAAAAGGAACATTCCTTATTCAAGAAATTCACGAAAAATCAACATACGTTGATAAAGACGGAAAAACTCTTACAGATACTAAGGCTGTACCAGTTGAAATTACTCTTCCACTTGTAAATGAAAAAGGAACTGTACAAGATGCTCACGTTTATCCTAAGAACACTGAAGAAAAACCAGAAACACACAAGGACTTTACAAAAGAATTCACAACTGAACAACCAAATGGTAGAACAGAAGATGCTAAAGAAAATGCAGCTGCTGAACCACACAATGTAGGAGATGTTATTGATTACACTGTAACTACAAAAGTTCCAGCAAAAACTAAATGGAAAACAGCATTCTGGGACGATAAAATGACTGAAGGTCTAACATTCGTTACTAGGAAAGAAGCTAAAAATGCTATTAAAGAAACAGATAAATTATACAAAAAAGGTTTAACTGTTAAATATGATGGCAAAGAAATGGATACTAAATGGTATGAATTAGATGAAACTGAAAATGGATTTACATTAAAATTAACAGATAAAGGTTTAGAAGAAATTGCTAAAGCTACAGAAGTAAAAGAAATTAGATTAGACTACCATGCAGTTCTTAACGAAAAAGCAGTAGTGGCTATTCCAGAATCTAACGACGTTACTTTCCACTATGGTAATAACGATAACCATGGAAACACACCAGTACCAAACAAACCAAATGATGATGGTGAAATGAATGTAACAAAAACTTGGGCTGATGGAGTTCCAGCAGCTGGAGAATGGGCAGAATTTACTCTTTATAATGCACAAACTGGAAAGAAAGTAGGAACTGTTAAGTTCACTACAGATGCAAATGGAACAACTACAACTTACACTCCAAATGATGATTACAAAGCTACAGGAAGTGAAAAACCACAAGGTCCAAGCAAAAAAACTGATGGTACAGCTAATGACAAAACTACATGGAAATTCACTTGGACAGGTCTTGACAAAGACATCCAATACAAAGTTGTAGAAAAAAATAATATGAATGAAACTGCAACTTATGGTAAAGGTGCAAATGGCGAAATAACAATCACAAACAATAAATGGAACAACCCAGAACCAATCAACCCTAATGAACCAAAAGTTGTAACTTACGGAGCAAAATTCGTAAAGACTGATACTGAAGGTAAGAGACTTCAAGGAGCAGAATTCGTAGTTAAGAATTCAGAAAACAAATTCCTAACAGGAACAGCTGTTAATCGTTCTGATTATAAAAAAGCACAAGATGCATTTATAACTGCTATAAATGCGTACAATGAAAAAATTAAAAATGGTGCAATAAGTGATAAAAACAAAGTAACTATTGACTCTAAAGAATATTCAAGTGATGCTGACGCAAAAGCTGCAATAAAAGCCCTTGAAACAAGAAGAGATATGCTTTGGAGTGCAACACTAAAAGATATGAATGGCTTTACAGCTACAGAAAAAAACGCAAATGGTGTACTAAAACTAACTTCAAATGAACTTGGACAATTTGAAATTGCTGGTCTTGCACCTGGCAAATATACTTTAGTAGAAACTAAAGCTCCAGCAGATTTTGTTGATGCAGAAAAAGCAACATTAGAATTTGAATTTGAAATCAAAGCTGATGGAACAATTTCTAGTACAAAAATGAATCCTATTGACTTTGGTATTAAAGATGACGATACTAAAAATGATAATGCAAAACAAGTAATCAACAAAAAAGTAACAATCCCACAAACAGGTGGTATTGGTACTATTATCTTCACTGCTATTGGTCTTGCAATAATGGCATCAGCTGTTATCGCTATCAAGAAAAGACAAGCAACTGAAGCTAGATAATAACTAGAAGATTAAGAATGAAGGAAAAGCAATTTTCCTTCTTCTAAAAGTGCAAATATATAATGTATTTGCACTTTTAGAAGAGTAAGCAATTAATGTTAAACATATATGGAAGGTAAAATTATGAAGATTTTAAGAAAAATTTTAATGGTTATGATAATGGTGGCGATGGTTGCGACTAGCAGTTCCTTTGCTGCGGGAGATTATTCGATAACTGTGACGGTGGACAAGAAATACGGGGATGTTACTGGCAAGATGAGCTTGTGGAAGGTTTCCGATAAACAAATTCGCGATTCCGAAAAGTCTACTGTGCTTGGTGATTTGAATAAGTTGTCCGTAGAAAATCTGAATTCTAAATACGAGAACAAGGCTGATGTGGAGTTTTCCAATAATGAGGCAGTGTTTAGGAATTTGGATAAGGGTGCGTATTATGTGCGTGACACTTCGGGCATCAAACGTAACAAGGAGATAGCTTCAGTATTGGTGAACCTTCCAGATGATGTGGAGAATGACAGCAAGAATGTGACTATTCATGCGAAGGAATCTTCTACGAATGTGAGACTTGTGAAGGTGGACGAGAGCGGTAATCCTTTGAAGGGTGCTAAGTTTAAGCTTCTTGTTAGACGTGGTAGCGAATATGTTGAGTTAAAAAACAAGGCTACTATGAAAAAAGATGATAAGCTTGAACTATCTCCAGAAGTTGACGACAGATCCAAGGTGAAATCTGAAGAAAACGCAGATGAGTCGAAGGACGAAAATTCCAAATCTGAAAAAGATGAAGAAAAATCCAAGGAAGAAAAAAAGGAAGAAAAGTCCAGTGAGTTATCTAAGAAAGAGGAAAAATCTGATGAGGGCTTGTATATTTCCAATGAATCTGGCGAGATTATAATCAACGATATTAAAAGAGGCGATTATATTTTCAGAGAGGTTGAAGCACCTGCAGGTTATTTGATTAAAAATATTGACACTAGGTTTACTATTGCTGACAAGTCGGTGGAACTTAGGGTTGTAAACAGCAAGACTACCGAAAAAGACAAGGGCAGACATGATTTCATGAAGACTGATGAAGCCAAGAAGCCTTTGGGTGGTGCGATGTTCAAGGTTATGACTAAGAACAAAGATGGAAAGTTCGAGCCTGTGAAGAAGGATGGCAAGGATTATATTGTAACGAGTGCCGATAATGGTAAGTTTTCTGTTGAGGACATGGATTATGGTAAGTATTACTTGGTTGAGATAAAGGCTCCGGAAGGTTTCATTTTGTTGAGTGAGCCTGTGGAATTTGAAA encodes:
- a CDS encoding pilin N-terminal domain-containing protein, whose translation is MKKRFLSLIIALAMMVGVFTPLIASAADETTKTVTLHKILMDKTTFGKFTEGTTGKDGTEYDGNKITNVKDFFAGKEAKEGSAKEIAGVFFAWQVKGKEFVYKTNSEGILVDKNNQVIEANIKDYDKLTTDELKAKAVVDHEQYIKGKLVDGVMTPDLDSNDAIQFTNDLKEAFGAKTGDEGVKFNTDKLKGTFLIQEIHEKSTYVDKDGKTLTDTKAVPVEITLPLVNEKGTVQDAHVYPKNTEEKPETHKDFTKEFTTEQPNGRTEDAKENAAAEPHNVGDVIDYTVTTKVPAKTKWKTAFWDDKMTEGLTFVTRKEAKNAIKETDKLYKKGLTVKYDGKEMDTKWYELDETENGFTLKLTDKGLEEIAKATEVKEIRLDYHAVLNEKAVVAIPESNDVTFHYGNNDNHGNTPVPNKPNDDGEMNVTKTWADGVPAAGEWAEFTLYNAQTGKKVGTVKFTTDANGTTTTYTPNDDYKATGSEKPQGPSKKTDGTANDKTTWKFTWTGLDKDIQYKVVEKNNMNETATYGKGANGEITITNNKWNNPEPINPNEPKVVTYGAKFVKTDTEGKRLQGAEFVVKNSENKFLTGTAVNRSDYKKAQDAFITAINAYNEKIKNGAISDKNKVTIDSKEYSSDADAKAAIKALETRRDMLWSATLKDMNGFTATEKNANGVLKLTSNELGQFEIAGLAPGKYTLVETKAPADFVDAEKATLEFEFEIKADGTISSTKMNPIDFGIKDDDTKNDNAKQVINKKVTIPQTGGIGTIIFTAIGLAIMASAVIAIKKRQATEAR
- a CDS encoding MSCRAMM family protein, which translates into the protein MKILRKILMVMIMVAMVATSSSFAAGDYSITVTVDKKYGDVTGKMSLWKVSDKQIRDSEKSTVLGDLNKLSVENLNSKYENKADVEFSNNEAVFRNLDKGAYYVRDTSGIKRNKEIASVLVNLPDDVENDSKNVTIHAKESSTNVRLVKVDESGNPLKGAKFKLLVRRGSEYVELKNKATMKKDDKLELSPEVDDRSKVKSEENADESKDENSKSEKDEEKSKEEKKEEKSSELSKKEEKSDEGLYISNESGEIIINDIKRGDYIFREVEAPAGYLIKNIDTRFTIADKSVELRVVNSKTTEKDKGRHDFMKTDEAKKPLGGAMFKVMTKNKDGKFEPVKKDGKDYIVTSADNGKFSVEDMDYGKYYLVEIKAPEGFILLSEPVEFEIKKQADDKTISIAFITNKSDTITRRRTTPGGDITRRRIPKTGDIRFFMSMIGGLIMFFIGKWIIAKDDKLIGKNIR